A genomic segment from Candidatus Hydrogenedentota bacterium encodes:
- the carB gene encoding carbamoyl-phosphate synthase large subunit, with protein sequence MPKRTDIHKVFIIGSGPIVIGQACEFDYSGTQACKALREEGYEVVLANSNPATIMTDPDMADRTYIEPLTVEVLERIIERERPDAVLPTVGGQTGLNLAVALAEGGILDTYGCELIGARLAAIKKAEDRGLFKEAMLRCGCDVPESLVVRSLDEAKDFGASLGYEAIIRPAFTLGGSGAGVSFNREEFDRVVRWGLELSPIHEVLIEESVLGWKEYELEVMRDLHDNVVVVCSIENLDPMGIHTGDSITVAPAQTLSDKEYQVMRDAAIAIIREIGVDTGGSNIQFAVHPGTGRMVVIEMNPRVSRSSALASKATGFPIAKIAAKLAVGYSLDEIPNDITKETPASFEPTIDYCVTKIPRWAFEKFPGADDSLTVQMKSVGEAMSIGRTFKESLQKGLRSLEIGRFGLGADGRDKPLTANPESEDEKQSILRAIRTPRPDRIFEVARAFRLGATEEELYEATRIDPWFLRNIREITEEEAALRAAGPRDPAVMRHAKELGFSDYQLGCIWGMNQLEVRALRKEQGVIATYKLVDTCAAEFEAYTPYYYSTYSDEDEVRDSGRPKIMILGGGPNRIGQGIEFDYCCVHAAFALREDGFETIMVNSNPETVSTDYDTSDRLYFEPVTLEDVLNICDREKPTGVIVQFGGQTPLNLAEALEKAGVPIIGTTPASIARAEDRKEFRELVEKLNLRQPANDTATSPEEARAVADRIGYPVVVRPSFVLGGRAMEIVYNEPSLDRYMRAAVSASPERPVLIDRFLESAIEIDVDALCDGTDVIIGGIMQHIEEAGVHSGDSACILPPYDLDPAVVEGIKEQTRALARELNVLGLMNIQYAVQDHDIYVLEVNPRASRTVPFVSKATGQPLAKIAARIMAGKTLRELGITEDPYPRYISAKEVVLPFIKFPGVDILLGPEMRSTGEVMGIDSSMGLAFAKSQIAAANRVPMSGTVFLSLNDRDKSKMGSLGKDLAELGFRLMATRGTAACLEKQGIHVETAYKVGEDRPHIVDRIINGEIQWVINTPLGSTSKDDGRTIRRTAIERSLPIMTTLSAARAAVLGIRALRRGNTSVRSLQEYHAET encoded by the coding sequence ATGCCAAAGCGAACGGACATCCACAAGGTCTTCATCATCGGGTCGGGGCCTATTGTCATTGGTCAGGCTTGCGAATTTGACTATTCCGGCACCCAAGCGTGTAAAGCCTTGCGCGAAGAGGGCTACGAGGTCGTTCTGGCGAACAGCAATCCCGCCACCATCATGACCGATCCCGATATGGCCGATCGCACCTACATCGAGCCGCTTACCGTTGAAGTCCTCGAGCGCATTATTGAACGTGAGCGGCCCGATGCGGTCTTGCCGACGGTAGGAGGCCAGACGGGCCTCAATCTTGCGGTGGCCCTCGCCGAGGGGGGCATTCTCGACACGTACGGTTGCGAACTCATCGGTGCGCGCCTGGCGGCCATCAAGAAGGCCGAAGACCGGGGTCTTTTCAAGGAAGCCATGCTCCGGTGCGGTTGCGACGTGCCCGAAAGCCTCGTGGTGCGCTCGCTGGACGAAGCGAAGGACTTTGGGGCGTCGCTGGGCTACGAAGCCATCATCCGTCCGGCGTTCACGCTGGGCGGCTCGGGTGCGGGTGTATCGTTCAACCGCGAGGAATTCGACCGGGTCGTGCGGTGGGGGCTTGAGTTGAGCCCTATCCACGAGGTTCTTATCGAGGAGTCGGTCCTCGGTTGGAAGGAATACGAACTCGAGGTGATGCGTGACCTTCACGACAACGTCGTGGTCGTCTGTTCGATCGAGAACCTGGATCCCATGGGCATTCACACGGGCGACAGCATCACCGTAGCGCCGGCGCAAACCCTGAGCGACAAGGAGTACCAGGTGATGCGGGACGCGGCGATCGCCATCATCCGCGAGATCGGCGTGGATACCGGAGGCTCGAACATCCAGTTCGCAGTGCATCCCGGTACCGGGCGCATGGTGGTTATCGAGATGAATCCTCGGGTATCGCGCAGTTCGGCCCTCGCATCGAAAGCCACGGGCTTTCCTATCGCCAAGATCGCCGCGAAACTGGCCGTCGGATACAGTTTGGACGAAATCCCCAACGATATCACCAAGGAGACCCCGGCATCTTTTGAGCCCACCATCGACTACTGCGTGACGAAAATCCCCCGCTGGGCGTTCGAGAAGTTCCCCGGCGCCGACGACAGCCTCACGGTTCAGATGAAGAGCGTCGGCGAAGCCATGAGCATTGGCCGCACCTTCAAGGAATCCCTGCAAAAAGGCCTTCGTTCTCTCGAGATTGGCCGGTTCGGGCTGGGCGCCGACGGCCGAGACAAGCCGCTCACGGCGAATCCTGAATCCGAGGACGAGAAACAGTCCATTCTGCGTGCGATCCGCACGCCCCGTCCGGACCGCATTTTCGAGGTGGCGCGGGCGTTTCGTCTGGGCGCCACCGAGGAAGAGCTGTACGAGGCGACCCGGATAGACCCGTGGTTCCTGCGCAATATCCGCGAAATCACCGAGGAGGAAGCGGCGCTGCGCGCCGCCGGCCCGCGCGACCCGGCGGTCATGCGCCATGCGAAAGAACTCGGGTTCAGCGATTACCAGCTGGGCTGCATTTGGGGGATGAACCAGCTCGAGGTTCGGGCCCTCCGAAAAGAACAGGGCGTTATCGCGACCTACAAACTGGTTGACACCTGCGCGGCTGAATTCGAGGCCTACACTCCCTATTACTACAGCACTTACAGCGACGAGGACGAGGTCCGCGATTCCGGCCGCCCGAAGATCATGATCCTCGGCGGAGGCCCAAACCGCATTGGCCAAGGCATAGAGTTTGACTACTGCTGCGTGCATGCGGCCTTTGCGCTCCGGGAAGACGGTTTCGAGACCATCATGGTCAACAGCAATCCTGAAACGGTTTCAACGGACTACGACACGTCGGACCGGCTCTATTTCGAGCCCGTGACGTTGGAGGACGTGCTCAACATCTGCGACCGCGAGAAGCCCACGGGCGTGATTGTCCAATTCGGCGGCCAGACGCCTCTCAACCTGGCGGAGGCCCTGGAAAAGGCGGGCGTGCCCATTATCGGGACGACGCCGGCCAGCATCGCCCGCGCCGAAGACCGCAAGGAATTCCGGGAACTGGTCGAAAAACTCAACCTGCGCCAACCGGCCAACGACACGGCCACTTCCCCTGAGGAAGCGCGCGCGGTCGCGGACCGCATCGGCTACCCCGTTGTCGTCCGGCCGTCGTTTGTGCTGGGCGGGCGCGCCATGGAGATCGTGTACAACGAGCCGTCCCTGGACCGTTACATGCGGGCGGCCGTGAGCGCGTCGCCCGAGCGTCCCGTTCTTATTGATCGGTTCCTGGAGAGCGCGATCGAGATCGACGTGGATGCCCTTTGCGACGGCACGGACGTGATCATCGGCGGGATCATGCAGCACATCGAGGAGGCGGGCGTGCACTCGGGCGACAGCGCCTGCATTCTTCCGCCGTACGACCTGGACCCCGCCGTTGTCGAGGGAATCAAGGAACAGACCCGCGCTCTGGCCAGGGAACTGAACGTGTTGGGGCTGATGAACATTCAATACGCGGTGCAGGACCACGATATCTACGTGCTCGAGGTGAACCCCCGGGCGTCGCGCACGGTTCCGTTCGTCAGCAAAGCGACTGGACAGCCGCTGGCCAAGATCGCGGCGCGTATCATGGCCGGCAAGACTCTTCGCGAACTCGGCATCACCGAAGACCCGTATCCGCGCTATATTTCCGCCAAAGAGGTGGTTCTGCCGTTCATCAAGTTTCCGGGCGTGGATATTCTCCTGGGGCCTGAGATGCGGAGCACGGGGGAAGTGATGGGCATCGACAGCTCCATGGGGCTGGCTTTCGCCAAGAGCCAGATTGCGGCTGCCAACCGCGTACCCATGAGCGGCACGGTATTCCTGAGCCTCAATGATCGCGACAAGAGCAAGATGGGTTCGCTTGGCAAGGACCTGGCGGAATTGGGTTTCCGGCTGATGGCGACGCGGGGCACTGCCGCCTGCCTCGAGAAGCAGGGAATCCATGTAGAAACCGCGTATAAGGTGGGCGAAGACCGCCCTCATATCGTCGACCGCATAATCAACGGGGAGATCCAGTGGGTGATCAACACTCCCTTGGGAAGCACGTCGAAAGACGATGGGCGCACCATTCGCCGCACCGCCATCGAGCGTTCGCTGCCCATCATGACCACGTTGTCGGCGGCCCGGGCGGCGGTCCTCGGAATTCGCGCCCTTCGAAGGGGAAACACCTCGGTGCGCTCCCTTCAGGAGTATCACGCCGAGACCTGA
- a CDS encoding M4 family metallopeptidase, with protein MRLVGISLFAALAVSVSALGDIPEANPDDFRALYKSMQGATKALTPPTETKTGKGYLRFLGAPQGAVFRVLTTDPAPPEMTAAALLQKHGRAFGAVSSRSSFKAAASRLEAGRGSVCLDQEYSGVPVFGAHVFVQTDKKGGVFSALSDIMRETSLLDNSTVSLSPSITLDRAKGKALDLMRSTYGNAAYDVLEGRLYVFAPPVVGDSGDPCLVWAIVAVSQTDPLAKEVILVDAHSQDVRLHHSLVPQALRREIYDAFNTSNDPGTLVRVEGGPIASVADANLAYDYLGDTYNFYSGYHGRDSIDGNGMLLSATVRYCDPYDWCPMLNAFYDDWVGRMYFGDGMAADDVTAHELTHGVTARTSNLAYYYESGAINESFSDIWGEYVDLTNGKGNDSSGVRWLIGEDTPMNAFRNMADPTQFGDPDIYYGANWYSGSGDYGGVHFNCGVGNKLCYLVTDGDTFNGYSVQGMGIDKAADIFYRVQSVLIPGSGYSFAEKALKAIYIDYPDYGDLLVQAVTDLTVLEPGRFREDDIRSVKSAAYAVEILQFPGEPLKEFRAMSVEGTPALVMTWANPVYPYFEKATLVRNADHAPTSMYDGDTVYSGPENWAIDQPLPLGETYYYALFATFTDTEPPQYKTSVAEVGSAALGVAYETFSGGSDLSYTQILFTPVGQAASGGYTVTVTPGVRELPQTPENAQYGQLLEDDSQGCGFSEPFPFMGEYHDYCWMAENGYLAFTEMPLDRSSYLNFPSGSSANVMPRICVAFADLSNTSAGSIWVKVLPDRMVITYDKLPVYGQYFYSNTAQVELFYSGHIRITCLELTAEEIIVGVTDGQGIFYDPEVLLESGILVPKVLDISSQSDGSGTVMIEPISPVSVNEGMRAEFQIKVKSPKGTPEITLVDAPEGAQLTRVSATQSTFSWLTDYEDTGDYTVVVSAREGSQSATQDVLIHVGNTYRAPTVSQVEVTPQTAGAGSSLGVRWTLYSPEESGENDVYIEWYRNGRLMLPLLNAPTVPGFATNEGDAWYAIVTPYSVFNYYWGVVGESVASNVVTIGAPGESSETPASGQNKLADVNADGVINAVDVQLVVNGVLGASGVPRADVNRDGLMDATDVQVVVNGILRF; from the coding sequence ATGCGCTTGGTGGGGATTTCCCTCTTTGCCGCTCTTGCGGTCTCGGTTTCTGCCCTGGGCGATATCCCGGAAGCAAACCCGGATGATTTCCGGGCGTTGTATAAATCCATGCAGGGCGCGACCAAAGCGTTGACGCCGCCCACCGAGACAAAGACCGGGAAAGGTTATCTGCGCTTCCTGGGAGCGCCGCAGGGGGCGGTGTTCAGGGTTTTGACAACGGACCCGGCGCCTCCGGAGATGACGGCGGCGGCGTTGCTGCAGAAACACGGGCGGGCGTTTGGAGCCGTGAGCTCGCGCAGCAGCTTCAAGGCGGCGGCATCGCGACTGGAGGCCGGCCGCGGCAGCGTCTGTCTGGACCAGGAATATTCCGGGGTGCCGGTTTTTGGGGCGCACGTGTTCGTGCAAACGGACAAGAAGGGCGGGGTGTTCTCCGCTCTGAGCGACATCATGCGCGAGACGTCCCTGCTTGACAACAGCACCGTATCCCTGAGCCCCTCCATCACGCTGGACCGCGCAAAAGGGAAGGCTCTTGACCTGATGCGGTCCACGTACGGGAACGCGGCTTATGACGTTCTTGAAGGGCGTTTGTATGTTTTTGCCCCGCCCGTGGTGGGCGACAGCGGCGACCCCTGCCTGGTATGGGCCATCGTGGCCGTCAGCCAGACGGATCCACTTGCCAAAGAAGTGATCTTGGTTGACGCCCACTCGCAGGATGTTCGGCTGCATCATTCCTTGGTTCCCCAAGCGCTCAGGCGGGAGATTTACGACGCGTTCAATACGTCGAACGACCCAGGGACCCTTGTCCGGGTAGAAGGAGGTCCTATCGCGAGTGTCGCCGACGCGAACCTTGCGTACGATTATCTTGGCGATACGTACAACTTTTACAGCGGATATCACGGCAGAGACAGCATCGACGGCAACGGGATGCTCCTCTCGGCAACGGTTCGGTATTGCGACCCCTACGACTGGTGCCCCATGCTGAACGCCTTCTACGACGACTGGGTTGGCCGGATGTATTTTGGCGACGGCATGGCAGCTGACGATGTGACGGCGCACGAATTGACGCACGGCGTTACGGCGAGGACGTCGAACCTGGCCTATTATTACGAGTCCGGGGCAATCAACGAATCGTTCTCGGATATCTGGGGCGAATACGTCGACCTCACCAATGGCAAAGGAAACGACTCCTCGGGCGTGCGGTGGCTCATCGGAGAAGACACGCCGATGAACGCGTTCCGTAATATGGCCGATCCAACCCAGTTTGGCGATCCGGACATTTATTACGGCGCCAATTGGTATTCGGGGTCCGGCGACTACGGCGGCGTCCACTTCAACTGCGGCGTCGGCAACAAGTTGTGTTATCTGGTTACCGATGGCGACACGTTTAACGGCTACTCGGTCCAGGGGATGGGCATCGACAAGGCCGCCGACATTTTCTATCGGGTCCAGAGTGTGCTCATTCCCGGGAGCGGTTATTCTTTCGCTGAAAAGGCGTTGAAGGCCATCTACATCGATTATCCGGATTACGGCGATTTGCTGGTGCAAGCCGTGACGGACCTGACCGTCTTGGAACCTGGCCGGTTTCGCGAAGACGACATCCGCTCGGTGAAATCGGCGGCGTATGCGGTCGAGATTCTGCAATTCCCCGGCGAGCCCCTTAAAGAGTTCCGCGCAATGAGTGTGGAAGGGACGCCGGCCCTGGTGATGACGTGGGCTAATCCGGTGTATCCGTATTTCGAGAAGGCGACCCTGGTGCGCAACGCGGACCATGCGCCCACAAGCATGTACGACGGTGATACCGTGTACAGCGGCCCGGAAAACTGGGCGATAGACCAGCCTCTGCCGCTCGGAGAGACATACTACTATGCGCTGTTCGCCACGTTTACCGACACCGAGCCGCCCCAGTACAAGACCAGCGTCGCGGAAGTGGGGTCGGCCGCGCTGGGAGTAGCCTACGAGACGTTTTCCGGGGGCTCCGATCTCAGCTATACGCAGATTCTGTTCACGCCGGTCGGGCAAGCGGCCTCCGGGGGGTATACGGTGACCGTAACGCCGGGCGTGAGGGAACTTCCTCAGACGCCGGAAAATGCCCAGTATGGTCAGTTGCTGGAAGACGACAGCCAGGGTTGCGGATTCAGCGAGCCGTTCCCGTTCATGGGTGAATACCACGACTATTGCTGGATGGCGGAGAACGGGTATCTGGCGTTTACCGAAATGCCGCTTGACCGGTCCAGCTATCTGAATTTCCCGTCGGGCAGTTCGGCCAATGTGATGCCGCGCATCTGTGTGGCTTTCGCTGACCTCTCGAATACTTCGGCCGGCTCGATATGGGTCAAGGTGCTTCCGGACCGGATGGTTATCACCTATGACAAGCTTCCCGTCTACGGGCAGTATTTCTATTCGAACACCGCACAAGTGGAACTGTTCTACAGCGGGCACATCCGGATTACCTGTCTCGAACTGACGGCGGAGGAGATCATCGTCGGGGTGACCGACGGTCAAGGCATCTTCTACGATCCGGAAGTGCTGCTCGAGTCTGGAATCCTGGTGCCGAAAGTCCTCGACATCTCGTCACAATCCGACGGGTCGGGCACGGTGATGATCGAGCCCATTTCGCCGGTCAGCGTGAACGAAGGGATGCGCGCGGAATTCCAGATCAAGGTGAAGTCACCCAAAGGGACGCCCGAAATCACGCTTGTGGATGCGCCGGAAGGGGCGCAGCTGACTCGCGTCAGCGCTACGCAGAGCACGTTCTCGTGGCTGACCGATTACGAAGACACGGGCGATTACACTGTGGTGGTAAGTGCGAGGGAAGGAAGCCAGTCCGCCACGCAGGACGTTTTGATTCACGTCGGGAATACCTACCGCGCGCCCACGGTCAGCCAGGTTGAGGTTACGCCCCAGACGGCCGGAGCGGGCAGTTCTTTGGGAGTGAGGTGGACGCTGTATTCGCCCGAAGAGAGCGGGGAAAACGACGTGTATATCGAATGGTACCGCAACGGCAGGCTCATGCTGCCATTGCTGAATGCGCCCACGGTTCCGGGTTTTGCGACAAACGAGGGCGACGCGTGGTACGCGATTGTTACTCCCTATTCCGTATTTAACTATTACTGGGGCGTGGTTGGAGAATCGGTGGCATCCAACGTGGTGACGATAGGCGCCCCGGGCGAGAGCAGCGAGACACCGGCCAGCGGCCAGAACAAGCTCGCCGATGTGAACGCCGACGGGGTAATCAACGCCGTCGACGTGCAGCTTGTCGTCAACGGCGTTCTGGGCGCCAGCGGGGTACCCAGGGCAGACGTGAACCGGGACGGCCTCATGGATGCCACGGATGTGCAGGTGGTGGTGAACGGCATTCTCAGATTCTGA
- a CDS encoding methyltransferase, with protein sequence MADIAQFTGRINELATGFRQSAILYAAVEADLFSHLTAGRKTAGEVASRLGWDARGTRIFLDALVALELLDKQDATYGNTPVADTCLVPNRSAYQGNIVKHLKWGYMNWFHLGEAVRTGEAVPTREGMPFREEKRGPQELRDFILGMDDIARMSAQQILDVVDLSAYRHMLDVGGGPASYSIAFVSRHGGMRATLFDRPEVIDIAKEQVGAAGCGNRIAYIPGDFMVDPMGSGYDLVLLSNIIHSYGPENNRKLVRKCFDALEPGGMMILKDFIPEDDRSGPPFSLLFALHMLIHTGEGDTYTYEEVASWTDSAGFAPGRVVDMTPQSRLWLVEKPRTAR encoded by the coding sequence GTGGCCGATATTGCCCAATTCACAGGACGGATCAACGAGCTGGCGACGGGTTTCCGGCAGTCCGCCATTCTGTATGCCGCCGTCGAAGCCGATCTCTTTTCGCACTTGACTGCCGGGCGAAAAACGGCCGGCGAGGTCGCCTCAAGGCTCGGGTGGGACGCCCGTGGCACGCGGATCTTCCTCGATGCGCTGGTGGCTCTGGAACTCCTCGACAAGCAGGACGCAACGTATGGAAACACGCCCGTGGCGGATACCTGTCTTGTGCCCAATCGGTCCGCGTACCAGGGCAACATTGTCAAGCATCTCAAATGGGGGTACATGAACTGGTTTCATTTGGGCGAGGCGGTGCGCACGGGTGAGGCGGTACCCACGCGCGAGGGCATGCCGTTCCGCGAGGAGAAACGTGGCCCCCAAGAGTTGCGCGATTTTATCCTCGGGATGGACGATATTGCGCGCATGAGCGCCCAGCAGATTCTGGATGTTGTGGACCTCTCCGCGTACCGTCACATGTTGGACGTTGGCGGCGGGCCGGCCAGCTACAGCATCGCGTTTGTGAGCCGGCACGGGGGCATGCGGGCGACACTCTTCGACCGCCCTGAAGTGATAGATATCGCAAAAGAACAGGTGGGCGCGGCGGGGTGCGGCAACCGCATCGCATACATCCCTGGCGATTTCATGGTGGACCCCATGGGGTCTGGCTACGATCTGGTGCTTCTCTCAAACATCATCCATAGTTACGGTCCGGAGAACAACCGGAAGCTGGTAAGGAAGTGTTTCGATGCGCTCGAGCCCGGGGGGATGATGATCTTGAAGGATTTCATCCCCGAAGACGACCGGTCGGGGCCGCCGTTCAGCCTGTTGTTTGCGTTGCATATGCTGATCCACACCGGCGAGGGCGACACCTACACGTATGAAGAGGTGGCGTCGTGGACCGATTCGGCCGGGTTTGCCCCGGGCCGTGTCGTCGACATGACGCCCCAGAGCCGCCTCTGGCTTGTCGAGAAACCGCGCACGGCGCGATAA
- a CDS encoding OmpA family protein — MKKSFIGVLAIGVVLMYGAASAAIYQPPKVWDDLSWWGNSGATPEPVKDPVRSAYWWWPTKPASNADDSELWGNRGKVMHTWEKPAPPVPPVAPPPPVQPPAKEHKLPVLNHILFDFDKAVLKPEGKAEIDKAVAHLKEWPNDTVLIEGHTCDIGEAAYNEGLGGRRANAVKTYMVEAGISADRISTKSFGETQPAVANDSAANRKLNRRAVIVTTLKD, encoded by the coding sequence ATGAAAAAATCGTTCATCGGCGTGCTGGCCATCGGCGTCGTGCTCATGTATGGGGCAGCGTCGGCGGCCATCTATCAGCCTCCAAAAGTGTGGGACGACCTGTCCTGGTGGGGAAACAGTGGCGCTACCCCTGAACCGGTGAAAGATCCGGTGCGCTCTGCCTATTGGTGGTGGCCGACCAAGCCCGCCTCCAATGCGGACGACAGCGAGCTGTGGGGCAACCGCGGCAAAGTCATGCACACGTGGGAAAAGCCCGCGCCGCCTGTGCCGCCCGTAGCGCCTCCTCCGCCGGTGCAGCCGCCTGCGAAAGAGCACAAGTTGCCAGTACTGAATCACATCCTGTTTGATTTCGATAAGGCCGTCTTGAAGCCGGAAGGCAAGGCGGAAATCGACAAAGCCGTGGCGCACCTGAAGGAATGGCCCAATGACACCGTCCTGATTGAAGGCCACACCTGCGACATCGGCGAGGCCGCTTACAACGAGGGCCTTGGCGGGCGCCGTGCGAATGCGGTGAAGACGTACATGGTAGAGGCGGGCATCAGCGCTGACCGCATCTCGACGAAGAGCTTCGGCGAGACGCAGCCTGCCGTAGCCAATGACTCTGCTGCAAATCGCAAACTGAATCGCCGTGCCGTTATCGTAACTACGCTCAAAGACTAA
- a CDS encoding VOC family protein has translation MLRNDHVAFRVRTLDGAIRFYTETLGLTLLFRETDEAHGEAFAYLELEGGNLELLESLGADMGRAAEPQPPYTPHLAIATGDLDALAKELADKGVPILNGPMTIPGKVAWLYIADPDNNVIEFVQWLEP, from the coding sequence ATGCTTAGAAATGATCATGTAGCCTTCCGGGTGCGCACTTTGGACGGGGCCATCCGGTTTTACACCGAGACTCTCGGTTTGACGCTCCTCTTCCGGGAAACCGACGAGGCGCACGGCGAGGCGTTTGCCTACCTCGAGCTTGAAGGGGGGAATCTCGAGTTGCTTGAGTCCCTCGGCGCCGATATGGGGCGTGCGGCCGAGCCCCAACCCCCGTACACGCCGCATCTCGCCATCGCCACCGGCGACCTGGACGCTCTCGCCAAGGAGCTCGCGGACAAAGGCGTGCCCATCCTTAACGGCCCTATGACGATCCCCGGCAAAGTCGCCTGGCTCTACATCGCCGACCCCGACAACAACGTTATCGAGTTCGTCCAGTGGCTTGAACCTTAA
- a CDS encoding CoA-binding protein has product MSMKQAIDDFLAQRRIGIVGVSRGKNDFSRGLLREMRMQGYDTVPVNPNAEEIEGLKCFPSVRDINPPVDGVLVMVPGNEVESVVRDCAAAGVTRVWLHGMDTVTDPGEPVRALCGENGITLIPGQCPYMFLAETAWIHRLHARIWKWFGKYPA; this is encoded by the coding sequence ATGAGCATGAAACAGGCAATAGACGACTTTCTCGCGCAGAGGCGTATCGGCATCGTGGGCGTGTCGCGGGGAAAGAATGATTTCAGCCGCGGACTGTTGCGCGAAATGCGCATGCAGGGCTACGACACCGTTCCCGTGAATCCTAATGCGGAGGAAATCGAGGGGCTGAAATGTTTTCCCAGCGTGCGCGACATCAATCCGCCCGTTGACGGCGTCCTTGTCATGGTGCCCGGGAACGAGGTGGAATCGGTAGTGCGCGATTGCGCGGCAGCCGGCGTGACGCGCGTCTGGCTTCATGGCATGGACACGGTCACGGACCCCGGCGAGCCGGTGCGGGCCTTGTGCGGCGAGAATGGGATTACACTGATCCCCGGGCAATGTCCTTACATGTTTCTAGCCGAGACCGCCTGGATACACCGGCTGCATGCCAGGATTTGGAAGTGGTTCGGCAAGTACCCGGCATGA
- a CDS encoding WG repeat-containing protein encodes MDQQRSGAAQKGTGPPKGGIPWGNLLFLGSLAVLLVLVAASIYSERAAQRAKERPGYALFGFIDLQGKVVIEPQYDFAYDFSEGLAVIDVDSRKGYINRSGELVIDTVYTDAGPFSEGRAPVHVDEKYGYIDKTGQLVIAAEFDSVGVFSQGRAPVASNGAYGFIDRDGAMIIEPRFEHALPFSDDLAAVVVERKAGYIDLGGHIVIEPQFEAASPFTNGLATVKKEGKWGYIDRQGAFTIAPRFDDAREYREGLLPVQEDRKWGYARPDGSFAIAPRFERAMPFSQGLAVVKENGRYGYIDISGEYAIPPQFDHAYPFAEGLARIRMIP; translated from the coding sequence ATGGATCAACAACGCTCGGGAGCCGCGCAGAAGGGAACAGGACCGCCGAAGGGCGGCATTCCTTGGGGAAACCTGCTTTTTCTGGGAAGCCTGGCCGTTCTGCTCGTCCTGGTTGCCGCCAGCATCTATTCCGAACGTGCTGCGCAGCGGGCCAAAGAGCGGCCGGGCTATGCCCTTTTTGGTTTTATCGACCTTCAGGGCAAGGTCGTGATCGAGCCGCAATACGATTTCGCCTACGATTTTTCGGAAGGGCTTGCCGTCATCGATGTGGACTCGCGCAAGGGCTACATCAACCGGAGCGGCGAATTGGTCATCGACACCGTTTACACCGACGCCGGGCCCTTCAGCGAAGGGCGGGCCCCGGTACACGTGGACGAGAAGTACGGTTACATCGACAAGACCGGCCAACTGGTCATTGCGGCGGAGTTTGACAGCGTGGGCGTGTTCAGCCAAGGCCGGGCTCCTGTCGCGAGCAACGGCGCCTACGGGTTCATCGATCGCGACGGGGCGATGATCATCGAACCCCGTTTCGAACACGCCTTGCCCTTTTCCGATGACTTGGCCGCCGTGGTCGTCGAGCGGAAGGCGGGGTATATCGACCTCGGCGGGCACATCGTAATCGAGCCCCAGTTCGAGGCCGCCTCCCCATTTACCAACGGGCTGGCAACCGTCAAAAAAGAAGGGAAGTGGGGGTACATCGACCGCCAGGGCGCCTTTACGATTGCCCCGCGCTTCGATGACGCCCGGGAATATCGCGAAGGCCTGTTGCCGGTCCAGGAAGACCGCAAATGGGGTTATGCCCGGCCCGACGGGTCGTTTGCCATCGCCCCGCGTTTCGAGAGGGCGATGCCGTTTTCTCAGGGCCTCGCGGTCGTCAAGGAGAATGGGCGGTACGGTTATATCGATATCTCCGGCGAGTATGCCATTCCCCCGCAGTTCGACCATGCCTACCCCTTTGCCGAGGGGCTCGCGCGTATCCGCATGATACCGTGA
- a CDS encoding DUF2089 family protein — MSQLPQWFTGLDDEDLQFLKRFLLASGSLKAVAKEYNISYPTVRARLDRLIAKVRVSDETMDSTAFYRRIRILVADGKLVPEVARVLLEAHNEEIKDLRKGASNE; from the coding sequence ATGAGCCAGTTACCACAGTGGTTTACAGGATTGGACGACGAGGACCTGCAGTTCCTCAAGCGGTTCCTGTTGGCGAGCGGCTCCCTCAAGGCCGTCGCGAAGGAATACAACATATCGTATCCAACGGTACGAGCCCGATTGGACCGGCTGATCGCAAAAGTGCGGGTATCGGACGAAACAATGGACTCGACCGCGTTTTACCGCAGAATTCGAATTTTAGTGGCCGACGGCAAGCTCGTGCCCGAAGTGGCACGCGTGCTGCTCGAGGCCCATAACGAGGAAATCAAGGACTTGCGGAAAGGGGCTTCCAATGAGTAA